A region from the Bacillota bacterium genome encodes:
- a CDS encoding hydantoinase/oxoprolinase N-terminal domain-containing protein, whose amino-acid sequence MNLGLGIDTGGTYTDGVLFDFAGKTILSKAKSFTTHGNLLNGILDCIRCLQIPAPSSVRMVSLSTTLATNSVVEGKGGKVGLLLLGKPLRNDLPTDVVRVIPGAHDVHGEEVEPLDRDAAASEVLEMASVVEAFAVSGYMSVRNPSHEKEIKSIIASICPRPVVCGCDLTIRLGFQDGPSPLA is encoded by the coding sequence GTGAATCTAGGCTTGGGGATTGACACTGGGGGCACCTATACCGATGGTGTGCTCTTTGACTTTGCCGGTAAGACCATTCTGTCCAAGGCCAAATCCTTCACCACTCATGGCAACCTGCTCAACGGCATACTCGACTGCATCCGCTGCCTTCAGATTCCTGCCCCATCTTCGGTGCGGATGGTATCTCTGTCCACCACCCTGGCCACAAACAGTGTGGTGGAGGGGAAGGGTGGCAAGGTTGGCCTTCTTCTCCTGGGTAAGCCACTTCGAAACGATCTCCCCACTGACGTTGTCAGGGTCATCCCTGGTGCCCATGATGTCCACGGGGAAGAGGTCGAGCCCCTTGACCGCGATGCCGCCGCCAGCGAGGTGCTAGAGATGGCAAGCGTGGTTGAGGCCTTCGCGGTGTCCGGGTACATGAGTGTGAGAAACCCCTCTCACGAAAAAGAGATCAAGTCCATAATTGCCTCTATCTGCCCCCGTCCAGTGGTGTGCGGGTGTGACCTCACCATACGGCTGGGCTTCCAGGACGGTCCATCACCGCTTGCTTGA
- the gcvT gene encoding glycine cleavage system aminomethyltransferase GcvT — MIGLKRTPLYETHLKYGGKIIDFEGWALPVQFSSIIQEHHAVRQRGGLFDVSDMGELDIRGRDATGLLEKALTNRIATMGDGQVRYSPMCNERGGVVDDLLVYRLSADHYMLVINAGNIEKDYQWISELARGFSDVKVANISKETAELCIQGPVSVATMQKLTSEDLGSIGYYYFKDNVEVARKRALVSRTGYTGEDGFEIYCEPKDAPVLWDSIIEAGKPLGVVPAGLGCRDTLRFEAAMPLYGQEMTDEIGPLEAGLKRFVDLTKEFVGRDALAKTAAEGPKRRLVGFVMVDRGIPRTGYPIVKDGKEVGHVSTGSFSPTLGKNLGLGFVPVEVSQVGQQIMVRVRDKDLRAEITKLPFYRRPKEA; from the coding sequence ATGATAGGATTAAAGCGAACCCCTCTATACGAGACCCACTTGAAGTACGGGGGGAAGATCATCGACTTCGAGGGGTGGGCGTTGCCGGTTCAGTTTAGCAGCATCATCCAGGAGCACCATGCAGTGAGGCAGAGGGGTGGCCTGTTCGACGTATCCGATATGGGCGAGTTGGACATTAGGGGCCGGGACGCCACCGGACTCCTGGAGAAGGCGCTGACTAACCGGATCGCCACGATGGGTGACGGGCAGGTGCGGTACTCCCCCATGTGCAATGAGCGTGGCGGGGTAGTGGACGACCTCCTTGTCTACCGCCTGTCAGCGGACCACTATATGCTGGTGATCAACGCGGGCAACATTGAGAAGGACTACCAGTGGATCAGCGAGCTTGCCAGGGGCTTCTCCGATGTGAAGGTCGCCAACATCTCCAAGGAAACCGCGGAGCTGTGCATACAGGGTCCTGTGTCCGTGGCTACGATGCAGAAACTTACCTCGGAGGACCTGGGCTCCATAGGGTACTACTACTTCAAGGACAATGTGGAGGTGGCCAGAAAAAGGGCACTGGTTTCCAGGACCGGTTACACGGGGGAGGACGGCTTTGAGATCTACTGCGAACCCAAGGACGCACCCGTGCTGTGGGACAGCATAATCGAGGCGGGCAAACCGCTGGGAGTAGTGCCTGCAGGGCTCGGGTGCAGGGATACCCTGAGGTTCGAGGCGGCCATGCCCTTGTACGGGCAGGAGATGACCGATGAGATTGGCCCGCTGGAGGCAGGCCTAAAACGCTTCGTAGACCTGACCAAGGAATTCGTTGGCCGGGATGCCCTGGCGAAGACGGCCGCTGAGGGCCCCAAGAGGCGCCTGGTGGGCTTCGTCATGGTGGACCGGGGTATCCCCAGGACAGGCTACCCAATAGTAAAAGACGGCAAGGAAGTGGGCCATGTGTCAACGGGCTCCTTCTCCCCAACCCTTGGCAAGAATCTAGGTCTTGGTTTCGTGCCGGTGGAAGTGTCTCAGGTTGGGCAGCAAATAATGGTACGGGTAAGGGACAAGGATCTCCGCGCCGAGATTACCAAACTCCCGTTCTACAGAAGACCAAAGGAGGCGTGA
- a CDS encoding sigma 54-interacting transcriptional regulator — MLRLEGFVHSATILPGSIPTAQARSLSQGQSAVLVEHGGVYGVVFPSALEVSRGALSDQVEWCGTVDLEADPASVAALGSDMAVVLAGGQPLGYLVVREVLTALFQEERSRAEHLTSVMDATPAAIVAVDAEGRITLANPAARRLAGRKRCLLGCPPDGILGESNIQVVAKTGAPQRNRKLSIGPKTIMASSQPLGRKEGAVAVLQEVDTEALSEEIRTAREMNREMEAIFESVRDEIFVTDGDGVCLRANSASATMCGVNPEDLVGKRVTDLERSGIFHPSSVMLAIKEKRPVTVLQTVKGGKKVLATSTPVLDPEGKIFRVVCNSQDITELNRLKTLLEEREEQMRRYATEIEALRMERMSRHLVFRSSAMERVYQLAARVAQVDSTVLVTGESGVGKQVVAETIHRMSKRSEGPFVTVCCGAIPENLLESELFGYEAGAFTGALREGKPGTIEVSHGGTLFLDEIGDLPLSLQVKILHFLQNKQIVRVGGTKTRNVDTRVLAATNLDLRSMVDKREFREDLYYRLNVVPITIPPLRDRREDIPILVSHFLSRYNERYGLDKRISPDTLNLLVEYDWHGNVRELENMVERLVVTVEASIITPGHVPKGILKGSARGRPVTVSAMMPLKEAIEEVECQLIEKAYSRFGNTYKMAEVLGVNQSTIVRKMHKYIKPLAIRH; from the coding sequence ATGCTCAGGTTGGAGGGCTTCGTTCACAGCGCTACCATTCTCCCGGGTTCTATTCCCACAGCACAGGCCAGGAGCCTCTCTCAGGGACAGAGCGCGGTCCTCGTAGAGCATGGCGGCGTGTACGGCGTGGTTTTCCCGTCTGCGCTGGAAGTCTCTAGGGGTGCATTGTCCGATCAGGTAGAGTGGTGTGGCACCGTGGATCTTGAGGCAGACCCCGCGAGCGTTGCCGCTCTCGGCTCTGACATGGCAGTGGTATTGGCTGGTGGCCAGCCCCTCGGATACCTGGTAGTCCGGGAGGTGCTCACGGCACTTTTCCAGGAGGAGCGTTCCCGCGCTGAGCACTTGACCTCCGTCATGGACGCAACCCCTGCCGCCATTGTGGCCGTGGATGCCGAGGGGCGCATCACCCTGGCGAATCCCGCTGCCCGAAGGCTCGCAGGCCGGAAGAGATGCCTCCTTGGCTGCCCTCCCGATGGCATTTTGGGAGAATCCAACATCCAGGTGGTGGCGAAGACAGGGGCACCACAGCGCAACCGTAAACTGAGCATAGGGCCGAAGACCATTATGGCGAGTAGCCAGCCGCTGGGAAGGAAGGAGGGCGCCGTGGCTGTGCTCCAGGAGGTTGATACCGAGGCGCTCTCAGAGGAAATCCGGACCGCAAGGGAAATGAACCGTGAGATGGAAGCCATTTTCGAGTCGGTGAGAGATGAGATCTTCGTCACCGATGGAGACGGTGTGTGCCTGAGGGCGAACTCCGCCTCGGCAACGATGTGCGGTGTAAACCCGGAGGACCTGGTGGGCAAGAGAGTCACCGACCTGGAGAGGAGCGGCATATTCCACCCTAGCAGCGTGATGCTGGCTATCAAGGAGAAACGTCCCGTGACAGTCCTCCAGACAGTCAAGGGGGGAAAGAAGGTACTGGCCACGTCCACTCCCGTTCTGGACCCTGAGGGCAAGATATTCCGGGTGGTGTGCAACTCCCAGGACATAACCGAGCTCAACCGGCTCAAGACGCTCCTGGAGGAACGAGAGGAACAGATGCGCCGTTACGCCACGGAGATAGAGGCGCTGAGAATGGAGCGGATGTCACGCCACCTGGTGTTTAGGAGCAGCGCCATGGAGAGGGTGTACCAGCTGGCAGCCAGGGTCGCTCAGGTGGACTCCACGGTGCTAGTGACCGGGGAGTCAGGCGTAGGGAAGCAAGTGGTAGCGGAGACAATCCACCGGATGAGCAAGCGAAGCGAGGGCCCGTTTGTAACGGTTTGCTGCGGCGCCATCCCTGAGAACCTTCTGGAATCGGAGCTCTTCGGGTACGAGGCGGGTGCATTCACCGGGGCATTACGCGAGGGAAAACCTGGGACAATTGAGGTATCCCACGGCGGCACGCTGTTCCTGGATGAGATAGGGGACCTGCCCCTCAGCCTCCAAGTCAAAATCCTGCACTTCCTCCAGAACAAGCAGATCGTCAGGGTCGGGGGCACCAAGACCCGCAATGTGGACACACGCGTCCTGGCCGCCACCAACCTGGACCTGCGGTCAATGGTGGATAAGAGAGAGTTCCGGGAGGACCTCTACTACCGCCTGAACGTTGTGCCAATCACCATTCCCCCCCTTCGTGACAGGAGGGAGGACATACCCATACTGGTGTCTCACTTCCTCTCCCGCTATAACGAGAGGTACGGTTTGGACAAGCGCATATCGCCTGATACCCTGAACTTGCTGGTAGAATATGATTGGCACGGCAATGTCCGGGAGCTGGAGAACATGGTGGAGAGACTGGTGGTCACGGTGGAGGCATCCATCATAACCCCTGGCCACGTGCCTAAAGGCATCCTGAAGGGTTCCGCCAGAGGGCGGCCGGTAACTGTATCTGCTATGATGCCCCTGAAGGAGGCCATTGAAGAGGTGGAGTGCCAGCTCATCGAGAAGGCCTACTCGCGGTTTGGGAACACCTACAAGATGGCGGAAGTCCTCGGGGTGAACCAGTCTACCATCGTCAGGAAGATGCACAAGTATATCAAGCCTCTGGCCATAAGACACTGA
- a CDS encoding PEP/pyruvate-binding domain-containing protein: protein MPKSWFLGFEPAQVGSCVKATFGSGKIGGKAKGLVFAREILEDVPPRAGLPVIIPESWYLSTEVYQDFIEANRLLPFVEGGVPYDGVERAFLGGHLSDSLLRDLRALLETVDYPLAIRSSSLLEDSVRYSFAGKYLTEFIPNSGDIDQRLYALEASIKRVFASTFNPSASQYRKRHGLHGEMMAVIIQSLQGRRRWNAFYPEISGVGFSRNYRRWTPRVRVEDGVVRLVFGMGTRCTGRGYARNLSLSNLKLRPEGQNPQEIAKYSQETFDILSLASGQLESYNINSAPEVAGYHGAFRAFAQIYNAAENALQDIPGLDLPRPRPNYRFVFTFHRLPHFQPALFSTVRFLFETLEKKMGTPVDIKFTFETDDGSFSLVQARPLSSYEEYRRVQTPDITGKTLILRGDTMVTNGVLEGIRNLVYVDHDAYRTTMDRYAVSREIGRLNAELFPQKYILVGPGRWGSSDPSRGVPVQYAEISGAALLVEMGISHHGFTPELSYGTHFFADLELDGTLYMPVFDNRPSNVFNVDWFQKHPHDATRHKAVRLYRGDFSAYLDGQDVTGSVVEG, encoded by the coding sequence GTGCCCAAGTCTTGGTTCCTTGGATTTGAGCCAGCCCAAGTGGGCTCTTGCGTGAAGGCCACTTTTGGGTCTGGCAAGATCGGGGGAAAGGCCAAGGGCCTGGTCTTTGCCAGGGAGATCCTTGAGGATGTCCCGCCCCGCGCCGGGCTCCCCGTCATCATCCCGGAGTCGTGGTACCTGTCCACTGAGGTGTACCAGGACTTCATTGAGGCCAACCGCCTCCTACCCTTCGTGGAGGGCGGCGTTCCCTACGATGGGGTAGAGAGGGCCTTCTTGGGGGGCCACCTTTCCGATTCCCTTCTGCGTGACCTGAGGGCCCTGCTGGAAACCGTGGACTACCCTCTGGCCATTCGCTCATCGTCACTCCTTGAGGACAGTGTCAGGTACTCCTTTGCCGGGAAGTATCTCACCGAGTTCATCCCCAATTCCGGAGACATTGACCAGCGGCTGTACGCCTTGGAGGCCTCCATCAAGAGGGTGTTCGCCAGCACCTTCAACCCTAGCGCCTCCCAGTACAGAAAGAGGCACGGGCTCCATGGGGAAATGATGGCGGTAATCATCCAGAGTCTCCAGGGCCGGCGAAGGTGGAATGCCTTCTACCCTGAGATTTCCGGCGTTGGTTTCTCCAGGAACTACCGGAGGTGGACTCCCAGGGTGCGGGTGGAGGACGGGGTGGTCCGGCTGGTGTTTGGAATGGGTACCCGCTGCACGGGCCGGGGTTACGCCAGGAACCTGTCTTTGAGCAACCTGAAACTCAGGCCAGAAGGGCAAAACCCCCAGGAGATAGCCAAGTATTCCCAGGAGACCTTCGATATCCTATCCTTGGCCTCGGGCCAGCTTGAGTCATACAACATCAACTCAGCGCCAGAGGTTGCCGGTTACCATGGAGCCTTTCGCGCGTTTGCCCAGATCTACAATGCCGCGGAGAATGCACTTCAGGACATCCCAGGTTTGGACCTGCCACGCCCCAGGCCCAACTACCGGTTTGTGTTCACCTTCCACCGCCTTCCTCACTTTCAGCCCGCCCTCTTCTCAACGGTGAGGTTCCTCTTCGAAACCCTGGAGAAGAAGATGGGTACCCCCGTGGATATCAAGTTCACATTCGAGACCGATGATGGGTCCTTCTCCCTGGTGCAGGCCCGTCCCCTCAGCAGCTACGAGGAGTACCGGCGGGTACAGACACCGGACATCACAGGAAAGACACTGATCCTCCGGGGGGACACGATGGTGACCAACGGGGTGCTGGAAGGGATTAGGAACCTTGTCTACGTAGACCACGACGCATACAGGACCACAATGGATCGCTACGCGGTCTCTCGCGAGATTGGGCGCCTGAACGCAGAGCTCTTTCCGCAGAAGTACATACTGGTGGGTCCCGGGCGGTGGGGATCTAGCGATCCGTCACGAGGGGTACCTGTCCAGTACGCTGAGATTTCCGGCGCGGCGCTCCTGGTGGAGATGGGCATAAGTCACCACGGCTTCACACCGGAGCTCTCATACGGTACGCACTTCTTCGCAGATCTGGAGCTGGACGGGACCCTTTACATGCCAGTCTTCGACAACAGGCCGAGCAATGTATTCAACGTCGATTGGTTCCAAAAGCACCCTCATGACGCCACCAGGCACAAGGCTGTCCGTCTGTACAGGGGCGATTTCTCGGCTTACCTGGACGGCCAGGATGTAACAGGCAGTGTCGTGGAGGGTTGA
- a CDS encoding transposase has product MGCFELDRDQGLAQCSTTPRPLLITPRGSALADRLAPVEDATREQIRQAPVVHCDETGIRIGDRLYRLHAASTATETIYTPHPRRGRPALDEMGILSGSIGTAVHDAWSPYFSYPKVHHALSGAHHLRELTALAEQGQSWAQEMIHLLIEIKSMVEQTRNRTSHLEPAQCQVLSRGWAQNPSTPDRQKGQRGRPKKTKAQNLLERLEKHRPAVLAFMYDFRIPFDNKWWNATCAWLRCSRRSPVPSGAWLVRGILPHSRLHLDRAQAGLPTPGGAGSRVPGPAVPPTPRHPNQRDASAASLHPPHQGIPPCGPPSNTGPARSPRPRNEEICMPPWFLPGWAE; this is encoded by the coding sequence ATGGGGTGCTTTGAGCTCGACCGCGACCAGGGTCTTGCCCAGTGCTCGACGACCCCCAGGCCCCTCCTCATCACCCCTCGGGGAAGTGCCCTCGCGGATCGCCTGGCGCCAGTAGAGGATGCGACCAGGGAGCAGATCCGCCAGGCCCCCGTGGTCCACTGCGACGAGACCGGTATCCGTATCGGCGACCGGCTCTATCGGCTGCATGCCGCCAGCACTGCTACAGAGACCATCTACACCCCGCATCCCAGACGCGGCCGCCCCGCCCTGGATGAGATGGGCATCCTATCCGGTTCCATCGGCACAGCTGTCCACGATGCCTGGTCCCCTTACTTCTCCTACCCCAAAGTCCACCACGCCCTCTCGGGCGCCCACCACCTCAGGGAACTCACCGCCCTCGCCGAACAGGGCCAGAGCTGGGCCCAGGAGATGATCCATCTCCTCATTGAGATCAAGTCAATGGTGGAGCAAACCCGTAACCGTACCAGTCACCTGGAACCCGCACAATGCCAGGTGCTCAGCCGCGGATGGGCCCAGAACCCTTCAACGCCTGACCGCCAGAAAGGTCAGCGCGGGCGACCCAAGAAGACCAAGGCCCAAAACCTCCTTGAGCGACTGGAAAAACACCGCCCTGCGGTTTTGGCCTTCATGTACGACTTCCGCATCCCCTTCGACAACAAATGGTGGAACGCGACCTGCGCATGGTTAAGGTGCAGCAGAAGATCCCCGGTACCTTCCGGAGCCTGGCTGGTGCGCGGCATTCTGCCGCATTCGCGGTTACATCTCGACCGTGCGCAAGCGGGGCTACCCACTCCTGGCGGCGCGGGAAGCCGGGTTCCGGGGCCAGCCGTTCCTCCAACCCCGCGGCACCCGAACCAGCGGGACGCGAGCGCCGCAAGTCTCCACCCACCGCACCAGGGGATACCTCCCTGCGGGCCGCCGTCAAACACTGGACCCGCCCGCTCACCCCGTCCCCGAAATGAGGAAATCTGCATGCCCCCCTGGTTCTTGCCCGGATGGGCTGAATAG
- a CDS encoding hydantoinase/oxoprolinase family protein: protein MLDRLVQAVEAALGEMGIRAPLMIVRGDGSPMNAATAREKPIETVLSGPAASMVGGVHLTGQGDAIVVDIGGTTSDLGVVKKGKPKVNPDGAVIGGWRTRVRAADIHTIGLGGDSEIWLSRKGALEIGPRRAMPLSFMGCQDSGVEEELRIIAQDPG, encoded by the coding sequence GTGCTAGACCGGCTAGTCCAGGCCGTTGAGGCTGCTCTTGGGGAGATGGGGATCCGCGCGCCCTTGATGATAGTACGTGGGGACGGAAGCCCCATGAACGCGGCAACGGCCAGGGAGAAACCCATCGAGACAGTACTCTCGGGGCCTGCCGCCAGCATGGTGGGGGGCGTACACCTTACCGGTCAGGGGGATGCCATTGTAGTAGACATAGGCGGTACTACCTCAGACCTGGGTGTGGTCAAGAAGGGAAAGCCTAAGGTAAACCCAGATGGAGCTGTCATAGGCGGCTGGCGCACCCGGGTGAGGGCAGCTGATATCCATACCATAGGTCTTGGCGGGGACAGCGAGATCTGGCTTAGCAGGAAGGGAGCCCTGGAGATAGGGCCTCGCAGGGCGATGCCGCTTTCCTTTATGGGCTGCCAGGACTCCGGGGTAGAGGAGGAACTCAGGATTATAGCCCAGGACCCTGGCTAA
- a CDS encoding corrinoid protein, producing MDKAALLKKIQEGVIEGEASEVTQWVEEGLKSGIDPLEIIDWGLTPGVEAVGAKFEKGEYFLPDMILGAEAMEAGIQILEPLLLEKKQKREPLGTIILGTVAGDIHEIGKNIVRMMLKAAGFDVIDLGVDVKTERFIDAIKGSGAGIVGMSALLTTTVGRQKEVMDTLEEEGLRKGIKVMVGGAPITQGWADKIGADSYAPDATAAVREARRLVGKA from the coding sequence GTGGACAAGGCAGCGTTGCTTAAGAAGATCCAGGAGGGCGTTATCGAAGGCGAGGCTTCCGAGGTAACCCAATGGGTGGAAGAGGGACTGAAGTCCGGCATCGATCCCCTGGAGATAATCGACTGGGGCCTGACCCCAGGCGTCGAGGCAGTGGGTGCCAAGTTCGAGAAGGGCGAGTACTTCCTTCCTGACATGATCCTTGGCGCGGAGGCCATGGAGGCGGGGATCCAGATCCTTGAGCCGCTCCTCCTGGAGAAGAAGCAGAAGCGTGAACCCCTGGGCACGATTATCCTGGGAACAGTGGCCGGCGACATTCACGAAATAGGCAAGAATATAGTTAGGATGATGCTGAAGGCTGCGGGCTTCGACGTCATAGATCTGGGAGTAGACGTGAAGACGGAAAGGTTCATAGACGCCATCAAGGGATCCGGTGCCGGCATAGTTGGTATGTCGGCATTGCTTACCACCACTGTGGGCCGCCAGAAGGAGGTCATGGACACCCTGGAGGAGGAAGGATTGAGAAAGGGCATTAAGGTGATGGTTGGTGGCGCCCCCATTACTCAAGGCTGGGCAGACAAGATCGGGGCCGACTCCTACGCGCCCGATGCGACGGCGGCGGTGAGAGAGGCCAGGAGACTGGTTGGCAAGGCATAG
- the gcvH gene encoding glycine cleavage system protein GcvH translates to MYPKDLKYTKTHEWIRVEGHEGVVGLTFYAQDHLGDIVFVELPEVGREVTQGEAFCVVESVKAVSDCYSPVSGEVVRVNENLASQPDLINTDGYGEGWIMAVKIKDMAELDNLLDVEAYEKHASEEEH, encoded by the coding sequence ATGTATCCAAAGGACCTCAAGTACACAAAGACCCATGAATGGATCCGTGTGGAGGGACACGAGGGAGTCGTAGGGCTGACCTTCTACGCCCAGGACCACCTGGGAGACATCGTCTTTGTGGAACTCCCCGAGGTTGGCCGCGAGGTGACTCAGGGCGAGGCCTTCTGTGTGGTGGAGTCGGTGAAGGCTGTCTCTGACTGTTACTCCCCGGTCAGCGGTGAGGTAGTCAGGGTCAACGAGAACCTAGCATCCCAGCCTGACCTCATCAACACTGATGGGTATGGCGAGGGCTGGATCATGGCGGTGAAGATCAAGGACATGGCGGAGCTGGATAACCTCCTAGATGTGGAGGCCTACGAAAAACACGCGAGCGAGGAAGAACACTGA